In Risungbinella massiliensis, a single window of DNA contains:
- a CDS encoding bifunctional folylpolyglutamate synthase/dihydrofolate synthase has product MMFQDVSEAITWIETHTSPGIRPGLHRMESALARLGNPERRCKFIHVAGTNGKGSTSAMIASVLQAAGYRTGMFVSPSILGWSEQIQIDGQPISEESFLHWANHLRLVIEQMVADGEEAPSPYEFWTLLAICYFAFECPWFIVWETGLGGRLDSTNVVYPLVSVITQIGIDHKEYLGDTIEQIAREKAGIIKQGVPVVIGNLPVEARHEIEKIAKEKKSTQYQYGRDFHAEAVTQTSSEQVIHFDNRYRKLENLPLALLGDHQVENAANALMTLEVLRQNYMTVLTDEDIATGLAEVRWPGRLEKVASEPTVVLDGAHNEQGVSALTTAITRLYTYDRLILILATMKEKDANLYTPLVELADHLVLTEVTDNPRTKTSESLLAEIESLHSTIPMESFSQVEQAVTFAKEIAKPSDLILITGSLYLVAEARPFWMGNR; this is encoded by the coding sequence ATGATGTTTCAAGATGTATCAGAAGCTATTACTTGGATCGAGACACACACCAGCCCTGGCATACGCCCAGGTCTACATCGGATGGAATCTGCTCTAGCTCGATTAGGTAACCCAGAGCGACGATGTAAGTTTATCCATGTTGCAGGAACCAATGGAAAAGGATCTACTTCTGCCATGATCGCTTCCGTGTTACAGGCTGCAGGATACAGGACAGGTATGTTTGTATCACCTAGTATCCTTGGATGGAGCGAGCAGATCCAGATCGATGGTCAACCGATTTCAGAAGAGAGCTTTCTTCATTGGGCGAATCATCTGCGTCTTGTAATAGAACAGATGGTAGCAGATGGAGAAGAGGCGCCAAGTCCGTATGAATTTTGGACACTGCTCGCCATTTGTTATTTTGCGTTTGAGTGTCCTTGGTTTATCGTTTGGGAGACTGGGCTTGGAGGACGTTTGGATTCAACCAATGTCGTCTATCCACTTGTTTCGGTGATCACCCAGATCGGAATAGATCATAAGGAATATTTAGGCGATACCATCGAGCAAATCGCTCGTGAAAAAGCTGGTATTATCAAACAAGGAGTGCCTGTGGTCATTGGCAACTTGCCAGTAGAAGCAAGACACGAAATAGAGAAAATCGCCAAAGAGAAAAAGAGTACGCAATATCAATATGGGCGTGATTTCCATGCAGAGGCAGTGACACAAACCTCATCTGAACAAGTAATTCATTTTGATAATCGCTATCGTAAACTGGAAAATTTACCACTCGCGCTACTTGGCGATCACCAAGTAGAAAATGCAGCAAATGCCCTTATGACACTGGAAGTATTGCGTCAAAATTATATGACGGTGTTGACAGATGAAGATATTGCAACAGGATTGGCAGAAGTTCGTTGGCCTGGTCGTTTGGAGAAGGTGGCAAGTGAGCCGACAGTTGTCTTGGATGGTGCGCACAATGAACAAGGCGTATCAGCGCTAACCACAGCAATAACCCGTTTGTATACATATGATCGTCTCATTCTCATATTGGCGACTATGAAAGAAAAGGATGCAAACCTTTATACTCCTCTAGTGGAATTAGCGGATCATCTCGTGTTGACAGAAGTGACGGACAATCCACGTACGAAAACGTCAGAATCTCTTTTAGCAGAGATAGAGTCGCTACATTCTACGATCCCGATGGAATCTTTTTCCCAAGTGGAACAAGCAGTAACTTTTGCAAAAGAAATAGCGAAACCTTCGGACCTGATCCTAATTACAGGCTCACTCTACCTCGTTGCGGAGGCGAGACCATTTTGGATGGGGAACCGATAG
- a CDS encoding valine--tRNA ligase — MAEEKKLPTAYEPKETERKWYDYWLEKKFFEAGDKSKKPYTIVIPPPNVTGNLHIGHALNNTLQDTLIRMKRMQGYDALWLPGMDHAGIATQSRVEAKLREQGISRHDLGREKFVEQVWEWKGEYAQNIANQWRKMGVSVDYSRERFTLDEGLSDAVKEVFVRLYEKGLIYRGKYIINWDPAARTALSDIEVIYKEVKGALHHLRYPLVDGTGYIQVATTRPETMLGDTAVAVHPEDERYQHLIGKMVKLPIVDREIPIIADEYVDPEFGSGAVKITPAHDPNDFEMGQRHNLPMILVMDESGVMNENAAKYQGMDRFACRKQIIRDLDEQGVLIEMEEHVHQVGHSERSGAVVEPYLSTQWFVKMKPLAEKAISLQKEGDKVQFVPDRYEKIYMHWIENIHDWCISRQLWWGHRIPAWYCEDCGEMIVSREEVTHCTKCNGSKLRQDNDVLDTWFSSALWPFSTLGWPAKTEDLARYYPTDVLVTGYDIITFWVSRMIFTALEFVNEKPFQDVLITGLVRDAEGRKMSKSLGNGVDPMEVIDQYGADAMRYMLSTGSAPGYDMRFRVERVEMARNFANKIWNASRFALMHLEGVTEAEVALDQYVDHFSISDRWILHRLNETITDVTRLLERYDFGEAGKALYSFIWDDFCDWYIEFAKMPLFGEEEQAKKTTRAVLTHVLDQMLRLLHPTMPFITEEIWQHLPVQGESLTIAAWPEANPAFDAPQQVREMQVLIEVIRSIRNIRAEMEVPPKHQVELLVRPEPDTANVFTQNEAAISRLCGIEKMTVQADLERPEQSMTAVVTGAELFLPLKGLVDLEQTLARLQVEWKKLNSEVERVEKKLSNPGFVAKAPENVVAAERAKGEEYKEKRDKVSARIEEIKAAK, encoded by the coding sequence ATGGCAGAAGAGAAGAAGCTTCCTACTGCTTACGAACCAAAAGAAACAGAACGTAAGTGGTATGACTATTGGTTGGAAAAGAAATTTTTTGAAGCAGGAGACAAATCCAAAAAGCCCTACACCATTGTGATCCCACCACCAAACGTAACAGGGAATCTACACATTGGACATGCGCTGAACAACACACTACAAGATACCTTAATTCGGATGAAGCGGATGCAGGGATATGATGCACTCTGGTTACCTGGGATGGATCACGCTGGGATCGCTACACAATCTCGTGTTGAGGCAAAACTTCGTGAACAAGGCATTAGCCGTCATGATTTAGGCCGTGAGAAGTTCGTAGAGCAAGTTTGGGAATGGAAGGGCGAGTATGCTCAAAACATCGCCAACCAATGGCGCAAAATGGGTGTTTCTGTCGATTACTCACGTGAGCGTTTTACGCTGGATGAGGGGCTGTCGGATGCGGTAAAAGAGGTCTTTGTTCGTCTCTATGAAAAAGGACTGATTTATCGTGGAAAGTATATTATCAACTGGGATCCAGCAGCTCGTACAGCACTCTCGGATATTGAAGTTATATACAAAGAGGTAAAAGGGGCATTACATCATCTGCGCTATCCATTGGTAGATGGTACTGGATACATCCAAGTAGCTACCACTCGTCCAGAGACGATGTTGGGAGATACTGCAGTTGCGGTTCATCCTGAAGATGAGCGCTACCAACACCTAATCGGAAAAATGGTAAAACTACCAATCGTAGATCGGGAGATTCCTATTATCGCGGATGAATATGTGGATCCTGAGTTTGGTAGTGGTGCGGTGAAAATTACTCCTGCTCATGATCCAAACGACTTCGAGATGGGACAACGTCATAACTTGCCGATGATCTTGGTGATGGATGAGTCGGGTGTTATGAACGAAAATGCTGCTAAATATCAAGGGATGGATCGTTTTGCTTGCCGGAAACAAATTATCCGTGATCTGGATGAACAAGGTGTCTTGATCGAGATGGAAGAGCATGTGCACCAAGTAGGGCATAGCGAACGTTCGGGTGCTGTCGTAGAACCATATCTTTCTACCCAATGGTTTGTGAAGATGAAGCCACTTGCAGAAAAAGCGATCTCGCTACAAAAAGAGGGCGACAAAGTTCAATTTGTTCCAGACCGTTATGAAAAAATTTATATGCACTGGATCGAAAATATTCACGATTGGTGTATCTCTCGTCAGCTTTGGTGGGGACATCGTATCCCTGCTTGGTATTGCGAAGATTGTGGTGAAATGATCGTTTCTCGCGAGGAAGTGACTCATTGTACCAAATGTAACGGTAGTAAACTTCGCCAAGACAATGATGTATTAGATACCTGGTTTAGCTCGGCTCTCTGGCCATTCTCTACGCTTGGCTGGCCTGCTAAAACAGAGGATTTAGCTCGTTATTATCCAACGGATGTTCTTGTAACCGGCTATGACATCATTACCTTCTGGGTATCACGGATGATTTTTACCGCACTGGAGTTTGTTAACGAAAAGCCATTCCAAGATGTTTTGATCACTGGACTTGTTCGGGATGCCGAAGGACGCAAGATGTCCAAGTCGCTAGGCAATGGGGTTGACCCAATGGAAGTAATCGACCAATATGGTGCTGATGCAATGCGCTATATGCTCTCGACTGGTTCTGCACCAGGATATGATATGCGTTTCCGTGTAGAGCGGGTAGAGATGGCACGTAACTTTGCCAATAAAATCTGGAATGCCTCACGATTTGCTTTGATGCATTTAGAAGGCGTGACAGAAGCCGAAGTAGCGTTAGATCAATATGTCGATCATTTTTCCATTTCAGATCGTTGGATCTTGCACCGTCTCAACGAAACGATTACCGATGTGACACGACTTTTGGAACGCTACGATTTCGGAGAAGCAGGCAAAGCACTCTATAGCTTTATCTGGGATGATTTCTGTGATTGGTATATTGAATTTGCCAAGATGCCGTTATTTGGAGAAGAAGAGCAAGCCAAAAAGACAACTCGTGCCGTTTTAACGCATGTGTTGGATCAGATGCTTCGTCTGTTGCATCCAACGATGCCATTTATCACGGAAGAGATTTGGCAACACCTCCCAGTCCAAGGAGAGAGTCTCACCATTGCAGCATGGCCGGAAGCCAATCCAGCATTTGATGCTCCACAACAGGTTCGCGAGATGCAAGTATTGATTGAAGTAATTCGCTCCATTCGTAATATCCGGGCGGAGATGGAAGTACCACCAAAACATCAAGTGGAACTATTAGTACGTCCGGAACCAGATACAGCTAATGTCTTTACCCAAAACGAAGCAGCAATCTCTCGTCTTTGTGGTATTGAGAAAATGACGGTTCAAGCTGATCTGGAGCGTCCTGAACAATCGATGACGGCGGTTGTAACGGGTGCAGAGCTGTTCCTTCCATTAAAAGGACTGGTTGATCTAGAGCAGACACTGGCTCGTCTTCAAGTAGAGTGGAAAAAACTCAACTCTGAAGTAGAACGAGTGGAAAAGAAACTCTCCAATCCTGGTTTTGTAGCCAAAGCACCTGAGAATGTAGTAGCTGCTGAACGTGCTAAAGGAGAAGAGTACAAAGAAAAACGAGATAAAGTAAGTGCTCGTATTGAAGAAATTAAAGCGGCGAAATAA
- a CDS encoding SDR family oxidoreductase encodes MYADLAGKVVVITGSSTGLGRAMANRFGQEKAKVVINYFGKEEQAKEVQQEVIKAGGNAVIVHGDVTKEEDIKNLVNTAVQNFGTLDIFINNAGIENEVVSHELTLVDWDKVISTNLTGAFLGCREALKYFVEKQIRGNIINMSSVHERIPWPYFVHYAASKGGMKLMTQTLAMEYAPKGIRINNIGPGAINTPINAEKFADPKTKREVEKMIPLGYIGKPEEIANVAAWLASSESSYVTGITLFADGGMTLYPAFQAGKG; translated from the coding sequence ATGTATGCTGATTTAGCTGGAAAAGTAGTGGTAATTACAGGATCATCGACAGGACTAGGTAGAGCGATGGCCAATCGCTTTGGACAAGAGAAAGCAAAAGTGGTTATTAACTATTTTGGAAAAGAAGAACAAGCTAAAGAGGTACAACAAGAAGTCATCAAAGCGGGTGGCAATGCGGTTATAGTGCATGGGGATGTTACCAAAGAAGAAGATATAAAAAATTTAGTGAATACAGCAGTGCAAAATTTTGGCACACTGGATATTTTTATTAACAATGCAGGAATTGAAAATGAAGTTGTCTCCCATGAACTAACCCTTGTGGATTGGGACAAAGTGATCTCCACCAATCTAACAGGAGCTTTTCTCGGATGTAGGGAAGCATTGAAATATTTTGTCGAAAAGCAGATTCGTGGAAATATTATCAATATGTCTAGTGTTCATGAACGAATTCCATGGCCTTACTTTGTTCACTATGCAGCAAGTAAAGGCGGGATGAAGCTCATGACGCAGACGCTTGCTATGGAGTATGCTCCCAAAGGGATCCGGATCAATAATATCGGACCTGGTGCCATCAATACACCAATCAATGCAGAAAAATTCGCCGATCCCAAAACCAAACGAGAAGTGGAGAAGATGATTCCACTTGGTTATATTGGCAAACCCGAAGAGATTGCAAATGTTGCCGCTTGGCTGGCCTCATCGGAGTCTAGTTATGTAACCGGAATTACCCTATTTGCTGATGGTGGGATGACATTGTACCCTGCGTTTCAGGCAGGGAAGGGGTAA
- a CDS encoding GRP family sugar transporter: MDILLAIIPAITWGSIVLVSVKLGGDEYSQTLGITIGALLFSIGIYWFSNPNLSWTVLIVGAISGFFWVIGQLNQLATVRYLGVSKTVPISTGMQLVATTLFGVLIFREWTTTIKIVLGSVALVLIIVGVLLTSIEEKEKQNSNTEEADSRKKLRKGILTLLISTAGYLVYVVIIRWFEVDGFAAILPQGVGMVVGAILLTARHRPWNRYALRNILAGFIWATGNLFLFLSQPKVGVAISFSLSQMGIVISTFGGIFFLGEKKSRRQMVFITIGSLLIIAGGVCLGFAKS, translated from the coding sequence ATGGATATCTTACTAGCCATTATCCCTGCCATTACGTGGGGAAGTATCGTCTTGGTCAGTGTCAAGCTAGGGGGAGACGAGTATAGTCAAACACTAGGTATTACCATTGGAGCATTGCTTTTTTCTATCGGAATTTATTGGTTTAGTAATCCTAATCTCTCTTGGACGGTTCTAATCGTTGGTGCCATCTCCGGATTTTTTTGGGTCATTGGTCAGCTAAATCAGTTAGCAACAGTTCGCTATTTAGGTGTATCGAAAACGGTTCCTATTTCTACCGGAATGCAACTTGTCGCCACTACTTTGTTTGGAGTTCTCATTTTCAGAGAGTGGACGACTACTATCAAAATCGTACTAGGATCAGTTGCGTTGGTACTGATTATTGTAGGTGTTCTGCTCACTTCTATTGAAGAAAAGGAAAAACAAAACTCAAATACAGAAGAGGCCGATTCTCGTAAAAAACTGCGAAAGGGTATTCTCACGTTATTAATTTCCACAGCAGGATACTTGGTCTATGTCGTCATCATTCGTTGGTTTGAAGTCGACGGATTTGCCGCTATTTTACCGCAGGGGGTTGGAATGGTGGTAGGAGCAATTCTCCTTACAGCACGTCATCGGCCCTGGAACCGTTATGCCCTTCGCAATATATTAGCAGGATTCATCTGGGCAACAGGAAATCTGTTTCTCTTTCTCTCGCAACCGAAAGTTGGGGTGGCAATTAGCTTCTCTCTTTCGCAGATGGGGATTGTGATCTCCACCTTTGGCGGAATTTTCTTCCTGGGAGAGAAAAAAAGCCGACGTCAAATGGTCTTTATTACCATTGGAAGCCTCTTGATCATCGCAGGTGGTGTCTGTCTTGGCTTTGCCAAATCATAA
- a CDS encoding SDR family NAD(P)-dependent oxidoreductase: MLEDKVVIVTGAGSGIGKEIARECIGKGATVLACDLNEVKLHQLSEEIASNRLSTYSLDVSDLRQVEGFFQQIYEYHPRINALINNAGIYFGKSMLDYEENEVDQVLNVNVKGYIYFTKFFAKMLLQDKRKGCVVNISSVSGEEGSSDAIYGLSKAAILGLTKSNAINFAPYIRVNAVAPTIVDTSMMEQIPKWRKDQYVNQSLLQKSLLPSDVANSVIFLLSDLAGNYTGATLDINNGCYLR; the protein is encoded by the coding sequence TTGCTAGAAGACAAAGTAGTGATCGTAACAGGAGCTGGTTCTGGTATCGGGAAAGAGATTGCAAGGGAATGTATCGGAAAAGGCGCAACTGTGCTAGCTTGCGATCTAAATGAAGTAAAACTACATCAATTATCCGAGGAGATTGCCTCTAATAGGTTATCAACATATTCCCTTGATGTTTCAGACCTCAGACAGGTAGAGGGTTTCTTCCAACAAATATATGAATACCATCCTCGTATCAATGCGCTAATTAACAATGCAGGGATTTATTTTGGGAAAAGTATGTTAGATTACGAAGAGAACGAAGTAGATCAAGTACTCAATGTGAATGTGAAAGGGTATATTTACTTCACCAAATTTTTCGCCAAGATGCTACTTCAGGATAAAAGAAAAGGTTGTGTTGTCAATATCTCATCTGTTTCCGGCGAAGAAGGAAGTTCGGATGCTATATATGGTTTGTCAAAAGCAGCGATTCTTGGTTTGACCAAAAGTAATGCAATCAATTTTGCCCCGTATATTCGAGTTAATGCAGTAGCTCCAACAATTGTAGATACATCTATGATGGAACAGATCCCTAAGTGGAGAAAAGACCAATATGTAAACCAAAGTTTACTTCAAAAGTCACTTCTACCGAGTGATGTTGCCAACAGTGTGATTTTTTTACTATCCGATTTGGCAGGCAATTATACTGGTGCGACACTTGATATTAATAATGGTTGTTATTTACGATAA
- a CDS encoding bile acid:sodium symporter family protein, protein MLQKMNQLLGKYLPLLTPASVGVGILLADYLHHLAFLVPWFFAVMTFSGSLKSSFKSLQDTITHPVSMLIALVVLHVITPLWAYGVGLVTFGNDHDMIIGLLLSVVIPTGVSSVIWVSMLKGNVALTLSTILIDTVLSPLIVPYSLKLFLGASVHFSMAGIIQGLFTMVVLPSILGMALNQYTSPSFTNNLSSKLEPFSKLGIVAIVSINASVVAPYFKEVNLELVSIAATVFFIALSGYFFAWMIGKLLKREPNEIIALVFTGGMRNISAGAVIAVGYFAPRVALPVVVGMLFQQLLASFYSTLLKRTYFKKNSELDLELQAKEKAI, encoded by the coding sequence ATGCTGCAAAAAATGAATCAACTGTTGGGAAAGTATTTACCACTCCTTACTCCTGCCAGTGTTGGCGTCGGAATTCTTTTAGCGGACTATTTACATCATCTTGCTTTTTTAGTTCCTTGGTTTTTTGCTGTAATGACCTTTTCTGGAAGCCTGAAAAGTAGCTTTAAATCGTTACAAGACACGATTACGCATCCTGTTTCGATGCTAATTGCATTAGTGGTGCTACATGTCATCACTCCCTTGTGGGCTTATGGAGTTGGTCTTGTAACTTTTGGCAATGATCACGATATGATTATCGGATTGTTACTTTCCGTCGTAATCCCGACAGGAGTAAGTAGTGTCATATGGGTGTCGATGTTAAAAGGAAATGTTGCATTGACTTTATCTACCATTTTGATTGATACTGTTTTATCTCCGTTAATTGTGCCATATAGTTTAAAGCTGTTTTTGGGAGCTAGTGTGCATTTTTCCATGGCGGGAATTATCCAAGGGTTATTTACGATGGTAGTACTTCCATCCATTCTAGGCATGGCGTTGAATCAATATACCTCTCCATCGTTTACTAATAATCTTTCTTCTAAATTAGAACCATTCTCGAAGTTAGGAATCGTTGCGATCGTTTCTATTAACGCTTCCGTCGTTGCTCCTTACTTCAAAGAAGTGAATTTAGAACTCGTATCAATTGCAGCCACTGTTTTCTTTATTGCTCTATCTGGTTACTTTTTTGCTTGGATGATTGGGAAACTGCTAAAAAGGGAACCAAATGAGATTATCGCATTGGTCTTTACAGGAGGAATGCGTAATATCAGCGCTGGTGCTGTTATTGCGGTTGGGTATTTTGCCCCTAGAGTAGCTTTGCCTGTTGTAGTAGGAATGTTATTTCAACAACTGTTAGCATCTTTTTACAGTACATTATTAAAGCGTACTTACTTTAAAAAGAATAGTGAATTAGATTTAGAGTTACAGGCAAAAGAAAAGGCAATCTAG
- a CDS encoding phosphotransferase, giving the protein MREGTPPEYHNELWSAIEAFGWKPKKVDLYSGVYRVEVDDRIYALKASNRSREKLLLFHKMSSDLQDLGYPHLLTWEKSVSGEQIVQTGKLVWYATDWIQPFDPASIESAIPLVQSLATLHRLAEPIAAKFPILHQQEKEQYLDHLRERKEKWESFVQQASSPEYPSSVDRLIEENCETVDKLFTFALRGMEKFLEKEQGVFPRVTLCHKRIHPSNVVVQDEDQFYWIDWDHVQLDTPARDLAFFLRRFSNWENPEAIYQAYEEANPLSTKEKRLLAIYLAYPERFLAKVTDYYEAPRVSTEGESWQEIQEEFQVYQSFYPLITELWSAKKTEEQTTTVKQETQAKAKSVVRKGNSRVASSRNGRRRTRKG; this is encoded by the coding sequence TTGCGAGAAGGAACACCTCCTGAGTACCATAATGAATTATGGAGTGCTATTGAAGCATTTGGCTGGAAACCAAAAAAGGTAGACTTATACTCTGGTGTATACCGAGTCGAAGTCGATGACCGTATCTATGCTCTAAAGGCAAGTAATCGCTCAAGAGAAAAACTATTATTATTCCACAAAATGAGTTCTGATTTACAGGATCTAGGGTATCCTCATCTACTGACTTGGGAAAAAAGTGTGAGTGGTGAGCAAATTGTTCAGACTGGAAAATTGGTATGGTATGCAACGGATTGGATCCAACCATTTGATCCAGCCAGTATCGAAAGTGCTATTCCACTGGTTCAATCCTTAGCAACGTTGCATCGGTTAGCAGAACCGATCGCAGCAAAATTCCCAATTCTCCATCAACAGGAAAAAGAACAGTACTTGGATCATCTCCGAGAACGTAAAGAAAAATGGGAAAGCTTTGTTCAGCAAGCTTCTTCACCAGAGTATCCATCATCTGTAGATCGTTTAATTGAAGAAAATTGCGAAACGGTCGATAAGTTGTTTACTTTTGCATTACGTGGGATGGAGAAATTTTTGGAGAAAGAGCAGGGTGTTTTTCCTCGTGTCACCTTATGTCACAAACGCATTCATCCAAGCAATGTAGTGGTGCAAGATGAGGATCAATTCTACTGGATTGATTGGGATCATGTTCAATTAGATACTCCTGCCAGAGACTTGGCCTTTTTCCTTAGACGGTTTTCTAATTGGGAAAACCCAGAAGCGATCTATCAAGCCTACGAAGAAGCCAATCCTCTATCGACGAAAGAAAAGAGACTCTTGGCAATTTATCTCGCGTATCCTGAGCGGTTTTTAGCAAAAGTGACCGATTATTATGAAGCACCACGTGTGTCAACGGAAGGAGAGAGTTGGCAAGAGATTCAAGAGGAGTTTCAAGTCTATCAAAGTTTTTATCCTCTTATCACAGAACTATGGTCTGCTAAAAAAACAGAAGAGCAAACAACTACAGTCAAACAGGAGACTCAAGCTAAAGCAAAATCAGTTGTCAGAAAAGGGAATTCGCGGGTTGCTTCCTCTCGTAATGGAAGGAGAAGGACTCGGAAAGGCTAA
- a CDS encoding LysM peptidoglycan-binding domain-containing protein — translation MENQFQQLRFNISEKVRLQPQQVGIRTLLELDLYPDVEIQDEGQHLKIQGYLRLHGQYLGDQLEYTESMEDATTLQSEEIAYVIPVEITLPADKAAIDYIEAEIESFDYQIQSEFELQIDAILTIDGILPEETEVAPSVVEEVKTEDNPSYERYEMDTEITKPLKQDEEVQEDLLDTEQGESLKTEQEKSLDAEQEKLQDTDQPSVIIRAEEEIPASEVTPEKVEEKQILPEEKVVPAVEEVPSQESVFTPQQDLKIEIEKRESNHLESEVEQPEELEEEVHDEGVSLEEQTDTPASTPLPSGQWSNWLIRNREDEQFTPMRMVIVQQDDTLDSLASKYEVSVNTLVSFNNLSTDRLEQGQIIKIPGTKRVG, via the coding sequence TTGGAAAACCAGTTTCAACAACTGCGTTTTAACATCTCTGAGAAAGTCCGACTGCAACCGCAGCAGGTCGGAATTCGAACACTTTTGGAATTAGATCTGTATCCAGATGTGGAGATCCAAGATGAGGGACAACATCTTAAAATCCAAGGTTATCTTCGCTTACATGGACAGTATTTAGGAGATCAGTTGGAGTATACAGAAAGTATGGAGGATGCAACTACTCTTCAATCCGAAGAAATTGCATATGTCATTCCGGTAGAGATCACCTTACCGGCGGACAAGGCAGCGATCGACTACATAGAGGCAGAAATTGAGTCGTTCGACTATCAAATCCAATCGGAGTTTGAGCTTCAGATTGATGCCATCCTTACGATAGATGGAATCTTACCAGAAGAGACAGAAGTAGCTCCATCAGTGGTAGAAGAAGTGAAAACAGAAGATAATCCGTCCTATGAGCGTTATGAGATGGATACAGAAATAACCAAACCACTTAAACAGGATGAAGAAGTTCAGGAAGACTTGCTAGATACAGAACAGGGAGAGTCACTAAAAACAGAACAAGAAAAGTCACTAGATGCAGAACAAGAAAAATTACAAGATACTGATCAGCCTAGTGTGATTATACGGGCGGAAGAAGAAATTCCTGCTTCTGAAGTAACACCAGAAAAAGTAGAAGAAAAACAGATACTCCCAGAAGAGAAGGTTGTGCCTGCTGTCGAAGAGGTACCTTCACAGGAATCAGTATTTACTCCACAACAAGATTTGAAGATCGAGATCGAAAAACGAGAATCAAACCATTTAGAGTCAGAAGTGGAGCAACCAGAAGAATTGGAAGAAGAGGTGCATGATGAAGGAGTAAGTTTAGAGGAACAGACAGATACACCAGCTTCCACTCCTCTTCCATCAGGACAATGGTCCAATTGGCTGATTCGTAATCGCGAGGATGAACAATTTACACCGATGCGAATGGTAATCGTACAACAAGATGATACATTGGATTCGCTAGCAAGTAAGTATGAGGTATCGGTCAATACCCTTGTATCATTTAATAATTTAAGCACAGACCGTCTTGAACAAGGACAGATCATTAAAATCCCTGGCACCAAACGTGTCGGCTAA
- a CDS encoding acyl-CoA thioesterase — translation MQQQAKTISESRTRSTYLVFPPDTNHHNTIFGGKVMAYADKIACIAAMRHCRKPVVTVSSDNFDFLAPIKTGEAIVLEACVSWVHKTSMEVFVKVESENLLTGERKLTSRAYLTFIALDENGKPTSVPNVIPESAEEKQQYEQARDRYYLRKKRREERIMLPHPDKAVQK, via the coding sequence ATGCAACAGCAAGCGAAAACTATTAGTGAATCGAGAACTCGGTCGACATACCTTGTATTTCCACCTGATACTAACCATCACAATACCATTTTCGGTGGGAAAGTGATGGCTTATGCAGATAAAATTGCGTGTATCGCGGCTATGCGTCACTGTCGCAAACCTGTCGTTACCGTTTCAAGCGACAACTTTGATTTTCTAGCTCCCATCAAAACAGGGGAAGCTATTGTCTTAGAAGCATGTGTGTCGTGGGTTCATAAAACTTCGATGGAGGTATTTGTAAAAGTTGAATCGGAAAATTTACTCACAGGTGAAAGAAAGTTAACATCTCGGGCGTATTTGACCTTCATAGCACTAGATGAAAATGGAAAACCTACCTCGGTACCAAATGTAATTCCAGAAAGTGCAGAAGAAAAACAACAATATGAACAAGCGCGGGATCGGTACTATCTGAGAAAAAAACGACGAGAAGAAAGAATCATGTTACCCCATCCAGATAAAGCCGTGCAAAAATGA